One window from the genome of Streptomyces sp. NBC_00708 encodes:
- a CDS encoding ATP-binding cassette domain-containing protein: protein MTVPTRPSALLAHDLVRTLGTKRVLDGVSLTASPGDRIGLIGENGVGKSTLLRLLAGVDEPDAGQVTRPADVGFLHQEMPFDAGSTVAGVLDDTLREARAGLAELDRLSGLLARTPEDSPAYAQLLETYGRRLEEAEEREAWDADRRAAVLLDGLGLGSLPHGRTLRSLSGGQRGRLALAALLVRRPSALLLDEPTNHLDDEAAAFVEEQLRTMRGPVVLASHDRAFLDAVCTDLVDLDPAVDGPVRYGGGYSAYLAEKRAERARWERRYAEEQEEIEALRRSAGVTARRVAPDRGPRDSEKMGYGLRAGRVQSQIARRVRNAGRRLDEAERRQVAEPPRPLRFRYTERAEPSEPSPRDPLVSLRDVRFPGRLAIDRLDVEPSARLLVTGGNGTGKSTLISVLAGRPVAFGEVVRRPGLSVGVLAQDSVFTRPHLTAGETYAGVLGVERAELVPLASLGLLHEADTDKPVRQLSAGQRRRLALALLMAHPPELLLLDEPTNHLSPALCDELEEALGPGPGAIVVASHDRWLRRRWRGQELRLGS, encoded by the coding sequence ATGACCGTCCCCACCCGTCCGTCCGCCCTGCTCGCCCACGACCTCGTCCGCACCCTCGGCACGAAACGCGTCCTCGACGGCGTGTCGCTCACCGCGTCGCCCGGCGACCGCATCGGCCTGATCGGTGAGAACGGTGTCGGCAAATCGACTCTCCTGCGCCTGTTGGCCGGGGTGGACGAACCCGACGCCGGCCAGGTCACGCGGCCTGCCGATGTGGGCTTCCTGCACCAGGAGATGCCCTTCGACGCGGGGTCCACCGTGGCCGGTGTCCTGGACGACACCCTGCGCGAGGCACGGGCCGGCCTCGCGGAACTCGACCGCCTCTCCGGGCTCCTCGCCCGTACACCCGAGGACTCCCCGGCGTACGCGCAGCTCCTGGAGACGTACGGCCGTCGGCTCGAAGAGGCCGAGGAGCGGGAGGCCTGGGACGCCGACCGGCGCGCGGCCGTGCTGCTCGACGGGCTCGGCCTCGGCTCCCTGCCGCACGGGCGGACGCTCCGCTCGCTCTCGGGCGGGCAGCGCGGCCGTCTCGCGCTCGCCGCGCTGCTCGTACGGCGGCCGTCGGCCCTGCTGCTGGACGAGCCGACCAACCATCTCGACGACGAGGCCGCCGCGTTCGTGGAGGAGCAGCTGCGGACGATGCGGGGGCCGGTGGTGCTCGCGAGCCACGACCGGGCCTTCCTGGACGCCGTCTGCACGGATCTCGTCGACCTCGATCCGGCGGTCGACGGGCCCGTGCGGTACGGCGGCGGGTACAGCGCGTACCTGGCCGAGAAGCGGGCGGAGCGGGCGCGGTGGGAGCGGCGGTACGCCGAGGAGCAGGAGGAGATCGAGGCGCTGCGCCGCTCGGCCGGCGTGACCGCGCGCCGGGTCGCGCCGGACCGCGGGCCCCGGGACAGCGAGAAGATGGGGTACGGGCTGCGGGCGGGCCGGGTGCAGAGCCAGATCGCGCGCCGGGTGCGCAACGCCGGGCGCCGTCTCGACGAGGCGGAGCGCCGCCAGGTCGCCGAGCCGCCCCGGCCGTTGCGGTTCCGGTACACCGAACGGGCCGAGCCGTCCGAGCCGTCGCCGCGGGACCCGCTGGTGTCCCTGCGCGATGTCCGCTTCCCCGGCCGGCTGGCGATCGACCGGCTCGATGTCGAGCCGTCGGCACGCCTGCTGGTGACGGGCGGCAACGGTACGGGGAAGTCGACGCTGATCTCGGTGCTCGCCGGCCGCCCGGTGGCGTTCGGCGAGGTGGTCCGGCGGCCGGGCCTGTCCGTGGGGGTGCTCGCGCAGGACTCCGTGTTCACCCGGCCGCACCTGACCGCCGGCGAGACGTACGCGGGGGTGCTGGGCGTCGAGCGGGCGGAACTGGTGCCGTTGGCCTCGCTGGGGCTGCTCCACGAGGCGGACACGGACAAGCCGGTGCGTCAGCTGTCGGCGGGTCAGCGGCGCAGGCTGGCCCTCGCCCTGCTGATGGCCCACCCGCCGGAGCTGCTGCTGCTCGACGAGCCCACCAACCACCTCTCCCCCGCGCTGTGCGACGAGTTGGAGGAGGCGTTGGGCCCCGGGCCCGGCGCGATCGTGGTGGCCAGCCACGACCGCTGGCTCCGCCGGCGCTGGCGGGGGCAGGAACTGCGGCTGGGTTCCTAG
- a CDS encoding ATP-binding cassette domain-containing protein yields the protein MSDASLICSNLSFSWPDDTPVFAGLSFTVGTGRTGLVAPNGSGKSTLLKLLAGELRPGAGSVTVDGTLAYLPQSLPLTGDLSVAEVLGVDAVIRALDAVESGDVDEKHFAVIGDDWDIEERTRAQLDRLGLEGLALDRGIGTLSGGQVVSLGLAAQLLKRPDVLLLDEPTNNLDLDARLRLYDTLETWNGTLLLVSHDRALLDRMDRIAELGPEELRLYGGNFTAYEEAVRAEQEVAEKNVRNAEQELKREKREMQQARERAERRASNAARNLKNAGLPRIFAGNMKRGAQEAAGKSGQTHAARVGEAQARLDEAGRAVRDEQRITLDLPDTGVPAGRTVLLGEDLRIRLGGREQFTGSGVGLTIRGPERIALTGPNGAGKSTLLRLINGDLEPDAGSLRRADGRIAYLSQRLDLLDLDRTVAENFAAFAPHRDEAERMNLLARFLFRGDRAHLPVRVLSGGERLRATLACVLCAEPAPQLLLLDEPTNNLDLVSAGQLESALASYRGAFVVVSHDERFLERIGVERWLRLAGGELREAGAPES from the coding sequence ATGTCCGACGCATCCCTCATCTGCTCGAACCTTTCCTTCTCCTGGCCGGACGACACCCCGGTCTTCGCCGGTCTGTCCTTCACCGTGGGCACCGGCCGCACCGGTCTCGTCGCCCCCAACGGCTCCGGGAAGAGCACCCTGCTCAAGCTGCTCGCCGGTGAGCTGCGGCCGGGCGCCGGTTCCGTCACCGTCGACGGCACGCTCGCGTATCTGCCGCAGAGCCTCCCCCTGACCGGTGACCTGTCGGTCGCCGAGGTCCTCGGCGTCGACGCCGTGATCCGCGCGCTGGACGCCGTGGAGTCCGGTGACGTGGACGAGAAGCACTTCGCCGTGATCGGCGACGACTGGGACATCGAGGAACGCACCCGCGCCCAGCTCGACCGGCTCGGCCTGGAAGGCCTCGCCCTGGACCGCGGCATCGGCACGCTCAGCGGCGGTCAGGTCGTCTCCCTCGGGCTGGCGGCCCAGCTGCTGAAGCGGCCGGACGTGCTGCTGCTCGACGAGCCGACGAACAACCTCGATCTCGACGCGCGCCTCCGCCTCTACGACACGCTGGAGACGTGGAACGGCACGCTGCTCCTCGTCAGCCACGACCGCGCGCTCCTGGACCGCATGGACCGCATCGCCGAACTCGGACCGGAGGAACTGCGCCTGTACGGGGGCAACTTCACGGCCTACGAGGAAGCCGTGCGGGCCGAGCAGGAGGTCGCCGAGAAGAACGTGCGCAACGCGGAACAGGAGCTGAAGCGGGAGAAGCGCGAGATGCAGCAGGCCCGCGAACGGGCCGAGCGGCGCGCGAGCAACGCGGCCCGCAACCTCAAGAACGCGGGTCTCCCCCGCATCTTCGCCGGGAACATGAAGCGGGGCGCCCAGGAGGCCGCCGGCAAGTCCGGCCAGACGCACGCCGCCCGGGTCGGCGAGGCGCAGGCCCGTCTCGACGAGGCGGGGCGTGCCGTACGCGACGAGCAGCGCATCACGCTCGACCTGCCGGACACGGGCGTGCCGGCCGGCCGCACCGTCCTGCTCGGCGAAGACCTGCGCATCCGTCTCGGCGGCCGGGAGCAGTTCACCGGCAGCGGCGTCGGCCTGACGATCCGTGGCCCCGAGCGGATCGCGCTGACCGGGCCCAACGGGGCCGGCAAGAGCACTCTGCTGCGGCTGATCAACGGCGACCTGGAGCCCGACGCGGGGTCGCTCAGGCGCGCCGACGGGCGGATCGCCTACCTCTCGCAACGGCTCGACCTGCTGGACCTCGACCGCACGGTGGCCGAGAACTTCGCGGCGTTCGCCCCGCACCGGGACGAGGCCGAGCGGATGAACCTGCTGGCGCGCTTCCTCTTCCGCGGCGACCGCGCTCATCTGCCCGTCCGGGTGCTGTCGGGCGGCGAGCGGCTGCGGGCCACCCTGGCCTGCGTCCTGTGCGCGGAGCCGGCGCCGCAGCTGCTGCTCCTGGACGAGCCGACGAACAACCTCGACCTGGTGAGCGCCGGGCAGCTGGAGAGCGCGCTCGCCTCGTACCGCGGGGCGTTCGTGGTGGTCAGCCACGACGAACGGTTCCTGGAGCGGATCGGCGTGGAGCGGTGGCTGCGGCTGGCGGGCGGGGAGCTGCGGGAGGCGGGGGCGCCGGAGTCGTGA
- a CDS encoding TetR/AcrR family transcriptional regulator — protein MPLTPKGAATKQRIVEGAAAAVRRHGVFTLTLDDVLAVTSTSKSQLFHYFPDGKDELMLAVAHHEADRVIGDQQPELSALTSWPAWLSWRHKVVARYREQGRECPLDIAVSHIGSASTGAQAVAAELLERWQDALAAGIRHMQSIGEIDADRDADRSAAALLAGIQGGVVILLSTGRLGHLEAALDQGIDDLRRRTRTENERP, from the coding sequence GTGCCGCTGACTCCCAAGGGCGCCGCGACCAAACAGCGCATCGTCGAGGGCGCCGCCGCGGCGGTCCGGCGGCACGGTGTCTTCACGCTGACGCTCGACGACGTCCTGGCCGTCACGTCGACCAGCAAGAGCCAGTTGTTCCACTACTTCCCCGACGGGAAGGACGAGTTGATGCTGGCCGTCGCCCACCACGAGGCGGACCGGGTGATCGGCGACCAGCAGCCCGAGCTGAGCGCCCTCACCTCCTGGCCGGCCTGGCTGAGCTGGCGCCACAAGGTCGTCGCCCGCTACCGCGAGCAGGGCAGGGAGTGTCCGCTGGACATCGCCGTCTCCCACATCGGATCGGCCTCGACGGGCGCGCAGGCCGTCGCCGCCGAACTGCTGGAACGCTGGCAGGACGCATTGGCCGCCGGTATCCGGCACATGCAGTCGATCGGGGAGATCGACGCCGACCGGGACGCGGACCGCTCGGCGGCGGCCCTGCTGGCCGGGATCCAGGGAGGTGTGGTCATCCTGCTGTCCACCGGCCGGCTGGGCCACCTGGAGGCGGCCCTGGACCAGGGCATCGACGACCTGCGCCGACGCACCCGCACAGAAAACGAAAGGCCGTGA
- a CDS encoding quinone oxidoreductase yields MHAIHITRHGGPEVMAWTELPDPTPAPGEALVRLGAAGVNFMDVGARKVGGPGWAAPTVLGAEGMGYVTALGEGVEGLAVGDRVAWFYHPGSYAELLAVPAERLVKVPDEVPDETAAAVLMQGLTANHFTTETYAIKPGDTAVVHAAAGGVGLMLTQMIKARGGRVIGLVSRAEKAAIAEEAGADHVLVSSGAGFEDRVRELTGGEGAHVVYDGGGTSTFRSSQLALRLHGVHAYYGPFMGVPSLSVTDLPSSILLSYPTVQDHVPTREALVARTEEVFAMVRAGQVSPRIGGRYALADAARAHSDLESRRTTGKLLLIP; encoded by the coding sequence ATGCACGCGATCCACATCACCCGGCACGGCGGCCCCGAGGTCATGGCCTGGACCGAACTGCCGGATCCCACCCCCGCCCCCGGGGAGGCCCTGGTCCGGCTCGGTGCCGCCGGGGTGAACTTCATGGACGTGGGCGCCCGGAAGGTGGGCGGTCCGGGCTGGGCCGCACCGACCGTGCTCGGTGCCGAGGGCATGGGGTACGTGACCGCGCTCGGCGAGGGCGTCGAGGGGCTGGCCGTCGGTGACCGGGTGGCCTGGTTCTACCACCCGGGCAGCTACGCGGAGCTCCTGGCCGTCCCGGCGGAGCGGCTGGTCAAGGTGCCGGACGAGGTGCCGGACGAGACGGCGGCCGCGGTGCTGATGCAGGGGCTCACCGCGAACCACTTCACCACCGAGACGTATGCCATCAAGCCCGGCGACACGGCCGTGGTGCACGCCGCCGCCGGTGGGGTGGGACTCATGCTGACCCAGATGATCAAGGCGCGCGGCGGCCGTGTCATCGGCCTGGTGTCCCGCGCGGAGAAGGCGGCCATCGCCGAGGAGGCCGGCGCGGACCATGTCCTGGTGTCGTCCGGGGCCGGGTTCGAGGACCGGGTGCGCGAGCTGACGGGCGGCGAGGGCGCCCATGTCGTGTACGACGGCGGCGGGACGTCGACGTTCCGGTCCTCGCAGCTGGCCCTGCGCCTGCACGGGGTGCATGCCTACTACGGCCCGTTCATGGGCGTACCGTCGCTCTCGGTGACCGATCTGCCGAGCAGCATCCTGCTGTCGTACCCGACCGTGCAGGACCACGTCCCCACCCGGGAGGCACTGGTCGCCCGGACCGAGGAGGTCTTCGCGATGGTGCGAGCGGGACAGGTGTCCCCGCGCATCGGCGGGCGGTACGCGCTCGCCGACGCGGCGCGGGCCCACAGCGACCTGGAGTCCCGCCGGACCACCGGAAAGCTGCTGCTGATTCCCTGA